In Flavobacterium endoglycinae, one DNA window encodes the following:
- a CDS encoding MOSC domain-containing protein — translation MSAVYSVKEIYIYPIKSLAGISLKSAKAEEMGFENDRRWMLINAENIHVTQREYPIMSQFYPEILGDKIQITFEGETHEFSINEYLENPINSHVWEDKSEVFEVSKNSSKWFSDKLGIECRLVKINKIGARKHESSKTNETYNVSLADGYPYLLIGTESLDFLNGKLEEKITVKRFRPNIVVSTKSAHEEDDFKTFTIGEVQFKNIKPCGRCIMVNNDPQKAIVKKEPLKTLSKYRNVNNSVLFGTNLVSLNSGIINVGDEVVF, via the coding sequence ATGAGTGCCGTTTACAGTGTAAAAGAAATTTATATTTATCCCATAAAAAGTTTAGCCGGAATAAGTTTAAAAAGCGCGAAAGCTGAAGAAATGGGATTTGAAAATGACCGAAGATGGATGCTGATTAATGCTGAAAATATTCATGTTACACAAAGAGAATATCCAATCATGAGTCAATTTTATCCAGAGATTTTGGGAGATAAAATTCAAATTACTTTTGAAGGAGAAACGCATGAATTTTCTATTAATGAATATTTAGAAAATCCAATAAATTCGCATGTTTGGGAGGATAAAAGTGAGGTTTTTGAAGTAAGCAAAAATTCTTCAAAATGGTTTAGTGATAAACTAGGTATCGAATGCAGATTGGTAAAAATCAATAAAATTGGAGCCCGTAAACATGAAAGTTCCAAAACAAATGAAACCTACAATGTCAGTTTAGCTGATGGATATCCGTACTTATTAATTGGAACTGAAAGCCTTGATTTTTTAAATGGAAAATTAGAAGAAAAAATCACCGTAAAAAGATTTCGTCCAAACATTGTTGTAAGTACCAAAAGTGCTCACGAAGAGGATGATTTTAAAACTTTTACAATTGGAGAAGTTCAATTTAAAAACATAAAACCGTGCGGAAGATGTATTATGGTAAATAATGATCCGCAGAAAGCAATTGTAAAAAAAGAACCGTTAAAAACCTTGAGCAAATATAGAAATGTAAATAATTCT
- the aat gene encoding leucyl/phenylalanyl-tRNA--protein transferase, with protein sequence MYFLFDNLYFPPVSEADEEGILAVGGDLSPERLKLAYKNGIFPWFNEGEPILWWAPDPRMVLFLDELIISKSMRNILNRKQFTVTFNTNFKEVISNCQKIQRIGQDGTWISDDIVESYCELNRQGIAKSVEVWQEGELVGGLYGVDLGHVFCGESMFSKVSNASKVAFISLVKHLEEKNYKLLDCQVYNPHLDSLGCREIDREEFMDILKSE encoded by the coding sequence ATGTATTTCTTATTTGATAATTTATATTTTCCGCCCGTTTCAGAAGCCGATGAAGAAGGTATTCTGGCTGTTGGAGGTGATTTAAGTCCAGAACGTTTAAAACTAGCTTATAAAAACGGGATTTTTCCTTGGTTTAATGAAGGCGAACCTATTCTTTGGTGGGCGCCGGATCCTCGTATGGTTTTGTTTTTAGATGAATTGATTATCTCTAAAAGCATGCGGAATATTTTAAATAGAAAACAATTTACCGTTACTTTTAATACCAATTTTAAAGAAGTAATTTCGAACTGCCAGAAAATACAACGGATTGGTCAGGATGGAACTTGGATCTCAGATGATATTGTCGAATCGTACTGCGAATTAAATCGTCAGGGAATTGCAAAATCAGTTGAGGTTTGGCAGGAAGGGGAGTTAGTTGGAGGTTTATATGGAGTAGATTTAGGACATGTTTTCTGCGGAGAAAGTATGTTTTCGAAAGTATCAAATGCTTCAAAAGTGGCTTTTATATCTTTGGTAAAACATTTAGAAGAAAAGAATTATAAATTATTAGATTGTCAGGTTTACAATCCACATTTGGACAGTTTAGGCTGCCGTGAAATTGATCGAGAAGAATTTATGGACATTTTAAAAAGCGAATAA
- a CDS encoding DUF3127 domain-containing protein, whose product MEVIGKVKVVNPEQQVSASFKKRELVVTTDEQYPQHILIEFTQDKCDLLSSYKQGEAVKVSINLRGREWVNPQGETRYFNSIQGWRIERLASEAPGQAPAMPAAETFAPASNVNEDEPDDLPF is encoded by the coding sequence ATGGAAGTTATAGGAAAAGTAAAAGTGGTAAATCCTGAGCAGCAAGTTAGTGCTTCATTCAAAAAAAGAGAATTAGTAGTAACTACAGATGAGCAGTATCCACAGCACATTTTAATCGAATTTACACAAGATAAATGCGATTTATTAAGCAGCTATAAGCAAGGAGAGGCAGTAAAAGTTTCTATCAATTTAAGAGGAAGAGAATGGGTTAATCCACAAGGAGAAACTAGATATTTTAATAGTATTCAAGGTTGGAGAATCGAAAGATTAGCATCTGAAGCTCCAGGTCAAGCACCTGCAATGCCAGCAGCAGAAACATTTGCTCCTGCTTCAAATGTAAACGAAGACGAACCAGACGATTTACCATTCTAA